In Chryseobacterium oranimense, a single window of DNA contains:
- a CDS encoding AglZ/HisF2 family acetamidino modification protein gives MLRPRIIPCLLVHDKGLVKTEHFKNPRYLGDPMNAVRIFNEKEVDELIILDIDATVEGRGPDFKMIEHWAEECRMPLCYGGGVTTVEQAQRIFSLGVEKIAFSAGAINNPDIIKEISEKVGSQSVVVVLDVKKKLFGGYEVYTHNGKKATGKSPFELIKMFEQLGAGEIVINSIDRDGEMKGYDMKLIETSRNETTLPLTAIGGAGKLEDVGELISKFGIIGAAAGSLFVFKGKLKAVLINYPNFIDKESLIKKYF, from the coding sequence ATGTTAAGACCAAGAATTATACCCTGCCTTTTGGTTCATGATAAAGGACTGGTAAAAACCGAACATTTCAAAAATCCAAGATATCTGGGAGACCCAATGAATGCGGTCAGAATTTTTAATGAAAAAGAAGTTGATGAGCTGATTATTTTAGACATAGATGCTACCGTAGAGGGTAGAGGTCCCGATTTTAAAATGATTGAGCATTGGGCTGAAGAATGCAGAATGCCTTTATGTTATGGTGGAGGAGTAACCACTGTAGAACAGGCACAGAGAATTTTTTCCTTAGGTGTAGAAAAAATAGCATTCAGCGCTGGAGCAATCAATAATCCTGATATTATCAAAGAAATATCTGAAAAAGTTGGAAGCCAAAGTGTTGTTGTTGTGCTGGATGTGAAAAAGAAACTCTTTGGGGGCTATGAAGTATATACACATAATGGGAAAAAAGCTACCGGAAAATCACCATTTGAATTAATTAAAATGTTTGAACAGCTTGGGGCTGGGGAAATAGTAATCAATTCTATTGACAGAGATGGTGAAATGAAAGGTTATGATATGAAACTTATTGAAACCTCAAGAAATGAAACAACTTTACCACTTACCGCAATAGGAGGAGCGGGTAAGTTAGAAGATGTAGGTGAGCTTATCAGTAAGTTTGGAATAATTGGAGCTGCAGCAGGAAGTTTATTCGTTTTTAAAGGAAAATTAAAAGCAGTACTAATTAACTATCCTAATTTTATAGATAAAGAAAGTCTCATAAAAAAATATTTTTAA
- the asnB gene encoding asparagine synthase (glutamine-hydrolyzing), whose translation MCGIAGLIYKNSTTVLEESLKKMTDKMSHRGPDAEGFFVYQSLGLGHRRLSIIDVSESANQPFFLEDKLVLVFNGAIYNYIEIREELKQNGYSFKTTSDTEVLINSYDFWGEECVNKFNGMWSFAIYDKKANKLFCSRDRFGVKPFYYYSDKDQFIFASEIKPILEIQKIENVNLQVLLQYLIINISDQTNETFFENILKLPGSHNLVYDLNTNEFNIYKYYDIKFKEEINKLNLQESIDVFEKEFENSVKIRLRSDVKIGSALSGGTDSSYMVSVASKFLSESDQIEKFTAVTVGSVDEKTDESGMASLTTQVLNINHDIIMPKEDEFKDTFEEVIFKHEEPFGGIAVYMQKFLMKETNSLGIKVLLDGQGADEILLGYNRYTAAYLRNHGIVSNIKFLSHVKSHYDISILQGLKIYYYFSNFFVRKLWLKKRGQILKDKYFNTIDFSSTKRLTKSYKKIFELQKNEIFWCQLPELLKWEDKNSMSYSVETRLPYLDYNFVETCLSINNHYKIRNGWSKYLLRKNLEKYLPDQITYNRRKIGFDAPVDHWWPRSEKILEIINDSKIIQQISKKKFTFIADRDLEWRLYNIAVWERLYNMKIK comes from the coding sequence ATGTGCGGTATCGCGGGCTTAATATATAAGAATTCTACCACAGTATTAGAAGAATCTCTAAAAAAAATGACAGATAAAATGTCACATAGAGGTCCTGATGCAGAAGGCTTCTTTGTGTATCAAAGCTTAGGACTTGGCCATAGAAGATTATCTATTATTGACGTCAGCGAATCAGCAAATCAACCTTTTTTCCTAGAAGACAAACTTGTATTGGTTTTTAATGGTGCGATATATAATTATATCGAAATCAGAGAAGAACTAAAACAGAATGGTTATTCCTTTAAAACTACTTCAGATACAGAGGTCCTCATTAATTCTTATGATTTCTGGGGAGAGGAATGTGTCAATAAGTTTAATGGAATGTGGTCTTTTGCTATTTATGATAAAAAGGCGAATAAATTATTTTGCTCCAGAGACAGATTTGGGGTTAAACCATTTTATTATTATAGCGACAAGGATCAATTTATTTTTGCCTCAGAAATAAAACCTATTCTTGAAATACAAAAAATTGAAAACGTAAATCTTCAGGTACTTCTTCAATATCTCATTATAAATATTTCTGATCAAACTAATGAAACTTTTTTTGAGAATATATTAAAATTACCAGGTTCTCATAACCTTGTTTATGATTTAAATACTAATGAATTTAATATTTATAAATATTATGATATTAAATTCAAAGAAGAGATTAATAAGCTGAATCTTCAGGAATCAATTGATGTTTTTGAAAAAGAATTTGAAAACTCAGTCAAAATAAGGCTTCGGTCAGATGTGAAAATTGGGTCAGCTTTAAGCGGCGGAACCGATAGCTCTTACATGGTTTCCGTTGCTTCAAAGTTTTTGTCGGAATCTGATCAGATAGAAAAGTTTACAGCAGTAACCGTTGGTTCAGTAGATGAAAAAACTGATGAAAGTGGCATGGCTTCATTGACTACACAGGTTTTAAATATCAATCACGATATAATTATGCCTAAGGAAGATGAATTTAAAGATACTTTTGAAGAAGTGATTTTTAAACATGAAGAACCCTTTGGCGGAATTGCAGTCTATATGCAAAAGTTTCTGATGAAAGAAACCAATAGCCTTGGCATAAAAGTTTTACTTGATGGTCAGGGGGCTGATGAAATTTTGCTCGGTTATAATCGTTATACAGCTGCTTACCTGAGAAATCATGGGATTGTAAGTAATATTAAATTTTTAAGTCATGTAAAGAGCCATTATGATATTTCCATATTACAGGGACTAAAAATTTACTATTATTTTTCCAATTTTTTCGTACGGAAATTATGGTTAAAAAAGCGCGGACAAATTTTAAAAGATAAATATTTCAATACAATTGATTTTTCAAGCACAAAAAGACTGACAAAATCCTACAAAAAAATATTTGAGTTACAAAAAAATGAAATTTTTTGGTGCCAATTGCCTGAACTTTTGAAATGGGAAGATAAAAATTCAATGAGCTATTCTGTGGAAACAAGACTCCCTTATTTGGATTATAATTTTGTAGAGACCTGTCTTTCAATTAATAACCATTACAAAATCAGAAACGGATGGTCTAAATACCTGCTCAGAAAAAATTTGGAAAAATATTTACCGGATCAGATTACTTATAACAGGCGAAAAATCGGATTCGATGCTCCTGTTGATCATTGGTGGCCGAGATCAGAAAAAATCCTGGAGATTATTAATGATTCAAAAATAATACAACAAATTTCAAAAAAGAAATTTACCTTTATAGCAGATCGTGACCTAGAATGGAGACTTTACAATATTGCAGTCTGGGAACGACTCTACAATATGAAAATAAAATAA
- a CDS encoding polysaccharide biosynthesis protein produces MQIKDKILLITGGTGSFGTAVLRKFINTDHFKEIRIFSRDEKKQDDMRNQFKNDKLKFYIGDVRDYKSIEPAMRNVDYVFHAAALKQVPSCEFFPMQAVKTNVEGTQNVIDAAANNKVKKVICLSTDKAAYPINAMGISKAMMEKVAVAASRNLDETVVCLTRYGNVMASRGSVIPLFIKQIKSGGEITITDPNMTRFLMSLEEAVDLVLFAFEHGNPGDLFVNKAPAGTIGDLAQALKEMFKADNPIKIIGTRHGEKLYETLCTREEMIKAEDMDNFYRIPADNRDLNYAQYFSEGVEDISKIEDYHSHNTQQQDVEGMKNLLLKLPLIRKEVLGEDVMQYPD; encoded by the coding sequence ATGCAGATTAAAGATAAAATACTTCTTATTACAGGAGGAACAGGTTCATTTGGAACTGCAGTCTTGAGAAAATTCATCAATACAGATCATTTCAAAGAGATCCGTATTTTTTCGCGGGACGAGAAGAAACAGGATGATATGAGAAATCAATTTAAAAATGATAAATTGAAATTTTATATTGGTGATGTAAGAGATTACAAAAGTATTGAGCCTGCAATGAGAAACGTAGATTATGTATTTCATGCAGCGGCATTAAAGCAAGTCCCTTCATGTGAATTTTTCCCCATGCAGGCTGTAAAAACAAACGTTGAAGGAACACAAAATGTTATTGATGCAGCAGCAAATAATAAAGTAAAAAAAGTAATCTGTTTAAGCACGGATAAAGCGGCTTATCCCATCAATGCAATGGGGATTTCTAAAGCTATGATGGAGAAAGTAGCAGTAGCTGCTTCCAGAAATTTAGATGAAACAGTTGTTTGTCTTACCAGATATGGTAATGTAATGGCTTCAAGAGGATCTGTTATACCATTATTTATAAAGCAGATCAAAAGCGGAGGAGAAATTACAATTACAGATCCAAATATGACCAGATTTTTAATGTCATTGGAAGAAGCTGTTGATTTGGTATTGTTTGCATTTGAACACGGAAATCCTGGTGATCTGTTCGTTAATAAAGCTCCTGCAGGTACCATTGGAGATTTGGCACAGGCGTTAAAAGAAATGTTTAAAGCTGATAATCCTATAAAAATTATTGGAACCAGACACGGAGAAAAGCTGTATGAGACCTTATGTACCCGTGAAGAAATGATTAAGGCGGAAGATATGGACAATTTCTATAGAATTCCTGCCGATAACAGAGACCTCAATTATGCTCAGTATTTTTCTGAAGGAGTAGAAGATATTTCTAAAATAGAAGATTACCATTCTCACAATACACAACAGCAAGATGTAGAAGGAATGAAAAACCTTTTACTGAAGCTTCCTCTCATAAGAAAAGAAGTTCTAGGAGAAGATGTAATGCAGTATCCGGATTAA
- a CDS encoding WxcM-like domain-containing protein: protein MAIPEIFEGGKYSDERGTLIFNNNFNASEIKRMYCIENKDTKFIRGWTGHKIEQRWFSVLQGSFVISLIKIDNWEYPLKSLNVLKFNIDSDNFNILYIPGGYASAIQAEKENSKLLVMADYFLNEIQDDFRFPIDYFENL from the coding sequence ATGGCAATTCCGGAAATTTTTGAAGGGGGAAAATATTCTGATGAAAGAGGAACCCTCATTTTTAATAATAATTTCAATGCTTCTGAAATTAAAAGGATGTATTGTATAGAAAATAAGGATACCAAATTTATAAGGGGCTGGACAGGTCATAAAATTGAACAGCGTTGGTTTTCAGTGCTTCAGGGAAGTTTTGTGATTAGTCTGATTAAAATTGATAATTGGGAATACCCATTAAAAAGCTTAAATGTTTTGAAGTTTAATATTGATTCGGATAACTTCAATATTCTTTATATACCAGGAGGATATGCAAGTGCAATTCAGGCAGAAAAAGAAAATTCAAAGCTATTAGTAATGGCAGATTATTTTTTAAACGAAATACAGGATGATTTCCGTTTCCCAATAGATTATTTTGAAAATTTATAA
- a CDS encoding NAD-dependent epimerase/dehydratase family protein translates to MKRIGITGQNGFVGSHLYNTLGLKPDEFERIGFERQFFEDSEKLDEFVKQCDIIVHLAAMNRHPDPEVIFNNNIDLVKTLVASLERTNSKAHILFSSSSQEEKDNLYGKSKKEGRELFVEWAERSGGKFTGLIIPNVFGPFGKPNYNSFIATFCYKLTHGETPVIDNDGVVKLIYVGELVQEIINQIKAAETNNLYEVPHTSENKVSDVLEKLENYRNLYFVNGEIPELASKFDLNLFNTFRCYFEIKDHYPVKFTQHVDPRGAFVEVIRLGIGGQCSFSTTVPEITRGNHFHTRKIERFAVIKGKALIQLRKIDTNEVLDFYLDGNEPAYVDMPIWYTHNIKNIGEEELYTIFWINEPFNADDADTYFLEV, encoded by the coding sequence ATGAAAAGAATAGGAATTACAGGACAGAATGGGTTTGTGGGCTCACATTTATATAATACTCTAGGCTTAAAACCGGATGAGTTTGAAAGAATAGGTTTTGAAAGACAATTTTTTGAAGACTCTGAAAAGCTGGATGAATTTGTAAAACAGTGTGATATCATTGTACACTTGGCAGCCATGAACCGCCATCCTGATCCGGAAGTGATTTTTAACAATAATATTGATCTGGTGAAGACACTGGTCGCCTCACTGGAAAGAACAAACTCTAAAGCGCATATCCTGTTTTCATCATCATCTCAGGAAGAAAAAGACAATTTATACGGAAAATCTAAAAAAGAAGGAAGAGAGCTCTTCGTTGAATGGGCTGAAAGATCCGGAGGGAAATTTACCGGTTTAATTATTCCTAATGTTTTTGGACCTTTTGGAAAACCTAACTATAATTCATTCATTGCTACATTTTGTTATAAACTTACACATGGTGAAACACCTGTTATAGATAACGATGGTGTTGTGAAACTTATTTATGTAGGAGAACTCGTTCAGGAAATCATTAACCAAATTAAAGCTGCTGAAACCAATAACTTATATGAAGTTCCACATACTTCAGAGAATAAAGTTTCAGACGTTCTGGAAAAATTGGAAAATTACAGAAATTTATATTTTGTAAATGGAGAAATTCCTGAACTGGCTTCAAAATTTGACTTAAATCTTTTCAATACTTTCCGCTGCTATTTTGAAATTAAAGATCATTATCCCGTTAAATTTACCCAGCACGTAGACCCAAGAGGAGCTTTTGTTGAAGTAATCAGGCTTGGAATTGGAGGGCAATGCTCATTTTCTACCACAGTTCCAGAAATCACCCGTGGAAATCATTTTCATACCAGAAAAATAGAAAGATTTGCTGTAATAAAAGGTAAAGCATTAATACAGCTTAGAAAGATTGATACAAACGAAGTGCTGGATTTCTATCTGGACGGAAATGAGCCGGCCTATGTAGATATGCCAATCTGGTATACCCATAACATTAAAAACATTGGAGAAGAAGAATTATATACCATTTTCTGGATTAATGAACCATTTAATGCTGATGATGCAGATACTTACTTTTTGGAAGTTTAA
- a CDS encoding O-antigen ligase has product MLASYYISTGHYGLSLIILSVFYYFLSPRKKLKPALGLGLGLFAILISSARSPMLAGAVIIIIMFSYINKVKYWLGLLSAIIIFIISIYCLKHSFLSTEYIVRIYDAVFESNGYGRAYYLSAGWNIFKNNPLFGGATLFEDGMYPHNVFVEVLMSMGVVGFILFCLYFKDLVKFKLIYIKKNIYYLPYFLFFVQYLVLVQTSYCIFANIEFWCFSAVIISIILFCNDEKIKSDDGRRHTTGDY; this is encoded by the coding sequence ATGCTTGCAAGTTATTATATAAGCACTGGCCATTATGGACTTTCTTTAATCATATTATCCGTATTTTACTATTTCTTATCACCCCGTAAAAAGCTGAAGCCTGCTTTAGGACTAGGACTTGGCCTCTTTGCTATATTAATTTCTTCTGCCCGAAGCCCGATGTTGGCTGGTGCAGTCATTATTATTATCATGTTTTCTTATATCAATAAAGTAAAATACTGGTTAGGATTACTGTCAGCTATAATTATTTTTATAATAAGTATTTATTGCCTTAAGCATAGTTTCCTTTCTACCGAATATATTGTAAGAATTTATGATGCTGTTTTTGAAAGTAACGGTTATGGAAGAGCTTATTATTTATCTGCAGGATGGAATATTTTTAAAAACAATCCATTATTTGGTGGTGCTACTTTATTTGAAGACGGAATGTATCCGCACAATGTTTTTGTGGAAGTTTTAATGAGTATGGGGGTAGTAGGCTTTATTTTATTTTGTTTATATTTTAAAGATCTTGTGAAATTTAAACTGATATATATAAAGAAAAATATTTACTATTTACCCTACTTTTTATTTTTCGTTCAGTATCTCGTTCTTGTTCAAACTTCTTACTGTATATTTGCCAATATTGAATTTTGGTGTTTTTCAGCAGTAATTATATCTATAATTTTATTTTGTAATGATGAAAAAATTAAAAGTGATGACGGTCGTAGGCACACGACCGGAGATTATTAG
- the wecB gene encoding non-hydrolyzing UDP-N-acetylglucosamine 2-epimerase yields MKKLKVMTVVGTRPEIIRLSRVLTALDASEAIEHIIVHTGQNYDYELNQIFFEDLGLRKPDYFLEAAGKSATETVGNILIKIDPLLEQLNPDAFLVLGDTNSCLCAIPAKKRQIPIFHMEAGNRCFDQRVPEETNRKIVDHTSDVNLTYSDIAREYLLREGLPADRIIKTGSPMFEVLTHYLPEIEKSDVLKRLNLEEGKYFVVSSHREENINSEKNFNGLMESLNAIAAKFNYPIIVSTHPRTRNMIDKKQIAMRPEIHFLKPLGFHDYNALQMRSYAVLSDSGTISEESSILNFRALNIRDAHERPEAMEEASVMMVGLSPERVLQGLTQLQQQKTGLERNYRPVSDYSMPNVSEKMVRIILSYTDYINRVVWSKK; encoded by the coding sequence ATGAAAAAATTAAAAGTGATGACGGTCGTAGGCACACGACCGGAGATTATTAGATTATCGAGAGTATTAACAGCTTTGGATGCTTCTGAAGCTATAGAACATATTATTGTCCATACAGGGCAGAACTACGATTATGAGCTGAATCAGATTTTCTTTGAAGACCTGGGTTTGCGCAAACCGGACTATTTCCTGGAAGCAGCAGGTAAATCAGCTACCGAAACAGTCGGAAATATTCTTATTAAAATTGACCCTCTTCTTGAACAGCTTAATCCTGATGCATTTTTGGTTTTAGGAGATACCAATTCTTGCCTTTGTGCCATTCCTGCCAAAAAAAGACAAATTCCTATTTTCCATATGGAAGCTGGAAACAGATGTTTTGACCAAAGAGTTCCTGAAGAAACAAACCGTAAAATTGTTGATCATACTTCGGATGTTAATCTCACCTATTCAGATATTGCACGCGAATATTTATTAAGAGAAGGACTTCCTGCAGATAGAATTATCAAAACAGGTTCACCAATGTTCGAGGTACTGACTCACTATTTACCGGAAATAGAAAAATCTGACGTTCTAAAAAGGTTAAACCTTGAAGAAGGTAAGTATTTTGTCGTTTCATCCCATAGGGAAGAAAATATTAATTCTGAAAAGAACTTTAATGGTTTAATGGAAAGTCTTAATGCAATTGCAGCAAAATTTAATTATCCTATCATTGTTTCTACACACCCTAGAACAAGAAACATGATTGATAAAAAGCAGATTGCAATGAGACCTGAAATTCATTTTTTGAAGCCATTAGGTTTTCATGATTATAATGCTCTTCAAATGAGAAGCTATGCTGTATTGTCTGATTCTGGAACAATTTCAGAAGAATCATCTATACTTAATTTTAGAGCTCTTAACATAAGAGATGCCCATGAGAGACCGGAAGCGATGGAAGAAGCATCAGTAATGATGGTTGGGCTTTCCCCAGAAAGGGTTTTGCAGGGACTTACCCAGCTTCAGCAGCAAAAAACAGGGCTGGAAAGAAATTATAGACCGGTGTCTGATTATTCAATGCCGAATGTCTCTGAGAAAATGGTACGAATCATTTTAAGTTATACTGATTACATTAACAGAGTAGTTTGGAGCAAAAAATAA
- a CDS encoding glycosyltransferase family 4 protein yields the protein MRNLWIATELFYPEETSTSFILTTIANKLSEKYDVKVVCGDPVYDKQKKSENFILNSDVSVHRIKGFGGNKNSLLSRTLRFIFLSFSIFLYLWKNVKKGEKVFIVTNPAPLILLISILKKLKKIELIILVHDVFPENTIPAGIIKSEQSFSYKILRSIFDKAYSSADQLICLGRDMREVIQNKIQKYNRNSKVEIIENWGDVESIYPLSKQEVFNDQSPIKEKIIFQYAGNIGRVQGLLELLEIIKRVKNDQLAFYFVGEGAVKQKMQDFVKEHQLSNVYFDGAYSREDQLSVLNKADVAFVSLASKMFGLGVPSKTYNILAAGKPILYIGEKNSEIDLLVREENIGYSFQHFEQQQLLDFFNSFDEQSILDLKFKKEKARKIAEEKFSENTILNKFYNII from the coding sequence ATGAGAAATCTTTGGATTGCAACTGAGCTTTTTTATCCTGAGGAAACCTCCACTTCCTTTATTCTTACAACAATAGCAAATAAACTTTCAGAAAAATATGATGTGAAAGTTGTTTGTGGGGATCCAGTATATGATAAACAAAAGAAAAGTGAAAATTTTATACTTAATTCTGATGTTTCTGTTCATAGAATAAAAGGTTTTGGAGGCAATAAGAATAGTCTTCTAAGCAGAACGCTGAGGTTTATTTTTTTAAGTTTTTCAATTTTCTTATATCTTTGGAAAAATGTGAAGAAAGGAGAAAAAGTTTTTATTGTAACCAATCCGGCACCTTTAATTTTATTGATCTCAATATTAAAGAAACTTAAAAAGATTGAACTGATTATTTTAGTGCATGACGTTTTTCCTGAAAATACAATACCGGCAGGAATCATTAAATCTGAACAATCATTTTCATATAAAATCTTAAGAAGTATATTTGATAAAGCTTATTCGAGTGCAGACCAACTAATCTGTCTAGGTAGAGACATGCGGGAAGTTATTCAGAATAAAATTCAGAAATATAACAGAAACTCAAAAGTGGAGATTATTGAAAACTGGGGTGATGTTGAAAGTATTTATCCACTTTCAAAACAGGAAGTTTTTAATGATCAATCTCCCATAAAAGAGAAAATAATCTTTCAATATGCCGGAAATATCGGAAGAGTTCAAGGCTTGTTGGAATTATTGGAAATAATTAAAAGAGTAAAGAATGACCAACTTGCTTTTTATTTTGTAGGAGAAGGAGCGGTCAAACAAAAAATGCAGGATTTTGTAAAAGAACATCAACTAAGCAATGTTTATTTTGATGGTGCATATTCAAGAGAAGATCAGCTTTCAGTATTAAACAAAGCTGATGTAGCGTTTGTAAGTTTGGCGTCCAAAATGTTTGGATTAGGGGTACCATCAAAAACCTATAATATTTTAGCTGCTGGAAAACCTATTTTGTACATTGGTGAAAAAAATAGTGAAATTGATTTACTCGTAAGAGAAGAAAATATAGGTTATTCTTTCCAACATTTTGAACAGCAGCAGCTCTTAGATTTTTTTAATTCTTTTGATGAGCAGTCAATTTTAGATTTAAAATTTAAAAAAGAAAAAGCGAGAAAGATCGCTGAAGAAAAATTTTCAGAAAACACAATATTGAACAAATTTTATAATATTATTTAG
- a CDS encoding NAD(P)-dependent oxidoreductase yields the protein MKVLFTGANGFLGRNVIPLLREKNLRVKTFGTSNADYVYNITNKIVPFDEKFDIIFHAAGKAHSIPGNKEEEQLFYAVNLEGTKNLCEALEKNLPDYFIFISTVAVYGKDFGKNINENSPLKGHTPYAKSKIMAEEFLTNWCKTNNVKLFILRPSLIAGPNPPGNLGDMISAVKKGRYFNIAGGKAQKSIFWVDDFAEITQKIINKKGGIYNVCDNHNPSFKEISYKISEILHKKSPGSIPYFIAGTLAKIGDLLGNKAPINSLRLKKITDSLTFSNEKIKKELDFNPSNVMEKFQL from the coding sequence ATGAAAGTGCTATTTACAGGTGCTAATGGTTTCTTAGGAAGAAATGTAATTCCCTTACTTAGAGAAAAAAATCTTCGGGTAAAAACTTTCGGAACCAGTAATGCAGACTATGTATACAATATCACAAATAAAATAGTTCCATTTGATGAAAAATTCGATATCATTTTTCATGCTGCCGGAAAAGCACATTCTATTCCTGGGAATAAGGAAGAAGAGCAGTTGTTCTATGCAGTAAACTTAGAAGGAACCAAAAACCTTTGTGAGGCTTTGGAAAAAAATCTTCCTGACTACTTTATTTTTATCAGTACAGTAGCTGTTTATGGGAAAGATTTTGGCAAAAATATAAATGAGAATTCACCACTTAAAGGGCATACTCCCTATGCTAAAAGTAAAATTATGGCTGAAGAGTTTCTTACAAACTGGTGTAAAACGAATAACGTTAAATTATTCATTTTAAGACCTTCTTTAATTGCTGGGCCTAATCCTCCAGGTAATTTAGGAGATATGATCAGTGCAGTAAAAAAAGGCAGATATTTTAACATTGCAGGAGGAAAAGCTCAAAAAAGTATATTTTGGGTAGATGATTTTGCTGAGATTACGCAGAAAATTATTAATAAGAAAGGAGGGATTTATAATGTTTGTGATAATCATAACCCTAGCTTTAAGGAAATATCTTATAAAATTTCAGAAATATTGCATAAGAAATCACCGGGAAGCATCCCTTATTTTATTGCGGGTACATTAGCTAAAATAGGCGATTTGCTTGGGAATAAAGCCCCAATTAATTCTTTAAGATTAAAAAAAATAACAGATTCTCTTACTTTTTCAAATGAAAAAATAAAAAAAGAATTAGATTTTAATCCTTCCAATGTAATGGAAAAATTTCAATTATAA
- a CDS encoding MraY family glycosyltransferase, which translates to MEFAIVIILLFISMLAYFKIADKYNIIDKPNHRSAHTQITLRGGGIIFPMAFIIFCLFNLDKVIQSYWSFGLGLLAICTISFIDDVKTLSNRIRLSIHLISVILLLYFTGAFNLMPFWVWPILFVMIIGTLNAYNFMDGINGMTGVYSLVTLCSLAYINKNSIQFTDENFIIYPILACLVFLFFNFRKKAKCFAGDVGSMGIGFWVIGLITLLIMRTGEYKYILLLSIYGMEVVLTIIERILLKENIFEAHRRHLYQLFANERKTSHLMISSVYAVCQLFVNIFLIHSQLPVWAIILIIFIPAGGIYLALKWKLKKEYNL; encoded by the coding sequence ATGGAATTCGCAATTGTAATAATTTTACTCTTTATATCAATGTTAGCCTATTTTAAAATTGCTGACAAATATAATATTATAGATAAACCCAACCACAGAAGTGCCCATACACAGATTACATTAAGAGGAGGGGGTATTATTTTTCCTATGGCGTTCATTATTTTCTGTCTTTTCAATCTTGATAAAGTAATACAAAGTTACTGGTCTTTTGGTTTAGGGCTCTTAGCAATATGTACTATTAGCTTTATAGATGATGTTAAAACTTTATCAAATAGAATAAGGCTTTCTATACATCTAATATCAGTTATTCTTCTTTTGTATTTTACGGGAGCTTTTAACCTGATGCCTTTTTGGGTCTGGCCCATTTTATTTGTGATGATAATAGGAACATTAAATGCCTACAATTTCATGGATGGAATTAACGGGATGACAGGAGTTTATAGTCTTGTAACTCTATGTTCACTGGCATATATTAATAAAAATAGTATACAGTTTACAGATGAAAATTTTATTATTTATCCAATTCTGGCATGTCTTGTCTTTCTCTTTTTTAACTTCAGAAAAAAAGCGAAATGTTTTGCAGGAGATGTTGGAAGTATGGGAATTGGTTTTTGGGTAATTGGCCTTATTACACTTCTTATTATGAGGACTGGTGAATATAAGTATATCCTGTTGCTTTCAATATACGGAATGGAAGTCGTTCTTACCATTATAGAAAGGATACTTTTGAAAGAAAATATTTTTGAGGCACACAGAAGACATCTGTATCAGCTTTTTGCTAACGAAAGAAAAACTTCCCATTTAATGATAAGTTCTGTTTATGCGGTTTGTCAATTATTCGTTAACATATTTTTAATTCATTCACAACTTCCTGTCTGGGCAATTATTTTGATTATATTTATTCCTGCAGGTGGTATTTATTTAGCTTTAAAATGGAAGCTGAAAAAAGAGTACAATCTATAG
- the rfbC gene encoding dTDP-4-dehydrorhamnose 3,5-epimerase yields the protein MKIKETPLKDCYIIEPTIFEDDRGYFFEKFNEKKFEELTGMNGHFVQDNISKSSYGVLRGLHLQKNEYAQAKLVSCLEGKVWDVAVDLRENSPTFGKWFGIELSAENKIQMYVPRGFGHGFSVLSDTAVFAYKCDNFYNKESEGSVKFNDPDLNIDWKIDEENMILSEKDLNAPSFKQKNF from the coding sequence ATGAAAATAAAAGAAACACCGCTTAAGGATTGCTACATTATAGAACCAACTATTTTCGAAGATGATAGAGGATATTTTTTTGAAAAATTTAATGAAAAAAAATTTGAAGAACTGACGGGAATGAATGGGCACTTTGTTCAGGATAATATTTCAAAATCTTCATACGGAGTTCTCAGAGGTCTTCATCTGCAGAAAAATGAATATGCCCAGGCGAAATTAGTTTCCTGTCTGGAAGGAAAGGTTTGGGATGTTGCTGTCGATCTGAGAGAAAATTCTCCCACGTTTGGAAAATGGTTTGGAATAGAGCTTTCTGCTGAAAATAAAATACAAATGTATGTTCCCCGTGGATTCGGACATGGATTTTCAGTATTGAGTGATACGGCAGTATTTGCTTACAAATGTGATAATTTTTATAATAAAGAGTCTGAAGGAAGTGTAAAGTTTAATGATCCTGATCTGAACATAGATTGGAAAATTGACGAAGAAAATATGATCCTGTCAGAAAAGGATCTTAACGCTCCAAGCTTTAAACAGAAAAATTTTTAA